The following coding sequences lie in one Candidatus Hydrogenedentota bacterium genomic window:
- a CDS encoding ribulokinase: protein MPKYTIGLDYGTNSVRALVVDVANGREVGTAVWNYAHGKEGVILSNDPNLARQHPADYVKGAEVAIAKALAAAKKAVKGFSPDQIIGIGVDTTGSTPLPIDENGCPLAFQKRFAKEPAAMAWLWKDHTGIAEAEEITAMARTDRPQYLAKCGGTYSSEWFFSKILHCRRANPKVFEAAYSWIECADWIPAMLTGNEAPGSYVACVCAAGHKAMYNDAWGGYPDKEFLSKLDPALGVLRERLKAKAFAIDTKVGGLSKTWAKKTGLPEGIPVAAGAFDAHLGAVGAGIQPGIFARIVGTSTCDMAVASMARPPADIPGLCGIVPGSILPDAIGLEAGQSAVGDIFNWFVNYIQPGGPKAGSHEALTKEAAKIAPGASGLLALDWNNGNRTVLVDQRLTGLLLGQTLYTTPAEIYRALIEATGFGALTIINRFEEYGVPIRRVINCGGIAEKNPLVMQIYADIMGRTMEISRSAQTCALGAAIAGAVVAGKRAGGYSSIAAAQKAMTGLKAKKYTPGPRARRVYQELYPLYKALHDALGTQSWSGNLHHIMKRLLEIRAKARK, encoded by the coding sequence ATGCCCAAATACACCATTGGCCTTGATTACGGCACGAACTCGGTGCGCGCCCTGGTCGTCGACGTGGCGAACGGCCGCGAAGTCGGCACGGCGGTCTGGAATTATGCCCACGGCAAGGAAGGCGTAATTCTCAGCAACGACCCGAACCTCGCGCGGCAGCACCCGGCCGACTACGTCAAGGGCGCCGAAGTGGCAATCGCCAAGGCGCTGGCTGCCGCAAAGAAAGCGGTCAAAGGGTTCAGCCCGGACCAAATCATCGGCATCGGCGTCGATACGACGGGCAGCACGCCCTTGCCAATCGACGAGAACGGGTGCCCGCTGGCCTTTCAAAAGCGCTTCGCGAAAGAGCCCGCCGCGATGGCATGGTTGTGGAAAGACCACACGGGCATCGCGGAAGCCGAAGAAATTACCGCAATGGCCAGGACCGACCGGCCCCAATACCTCGCAAAATGCGGCGGCACCTATAGCAGCGAATGGTTCTTCAGCAAGATTCTTCACTGCAGGCGGGCCAATCCCAAGGTGTTTGAGGCCGCGTACTCATGGATCGAGTGCGCCGACTGGATCCCCGCCATGCTGACCGGCAACGAAGCCCCCGGCAGCTACGTGGCGTGCGTGTGCGCTGCCGGACACAAGGCCATGTACAACGACGCGTGGGGCGGCTATCCCGATAAGGAGTTTCTGTCGAAACTGGACCCGGCACTGGGCGTGCTTCGCGAGCGGCTCAAGGCCAAAGCCTTCGCCATCGACACAAAGGTCGGCGGCCTGTCGAAAACGTGGGCAAAGAAGACGGGGCTGCCGGAAGGGATTCCCGTGGCCGCCGGCGCGTTCGACGCGCATCTCGGCGCCGTTGGCGCAGGCATCCAGCCGGGCATTTTCGCGCGCATCGTCGGCACCAGCACCTGCGACATGGCGGTGGCCTCGATGGCCCGCCCGCCCGCGGATATACCGGGGCTCTGCGGCATCGTCCCCGGCAGCATTCTGCCGGACGCGATCGGGCTCGAGGCGGGCCAGTCCGCCGTGGGCGACATTTTCAACTGGTTTGTCAACTACATCCAGCCCGGCGGCCCCAAGGCAGGGTCCCACGAAGCACTCACGAAAGAGGCCGCGAAAATCGCTCCAGGCGCGTCGGGACTCCTTGCGCTGGACTGGAACAACGGCAACCGCACTGTCCTGGTCGATCAACGCCTGACGGGCCTGTTGCTTGGGCAGACGCTCTATACCACGCCGGCGGAAATTTATCGCGCGCTGATCGAGGCGACCGGGTTCGGCGCCCTCACGATCATCAACCGGTTCGAAGAATACGGCGTCCCGATCCGGCGCGTGATCAATTGCGGCGGCATTGCCGAGAAGAATCCCCTCGTCATGCAGATATACGCCGACATCATGGGCCGCACGATGGAAATATCGCGTTCGGCGCAGACCTGCGCCCTGGGCGCGGCCATTGCCGGCGCCGTCGTCGCGGGCAAGAGGGCGGGCGGCTACAGCAGCATTGCGGCCGCCCAGAAAGCCATGACGGGGTTAAAGGCGAAGAAGTACACGCCCGGCCCCAGGGCGCGCCGC